A single window of Desulfomicrobium macestii DNA harbors:
- a CDS encoding sigma-54-dependent transcriptional regulator, translated as MKARILVVDDDRAHMTMLVAMLGSWGYEVDTADDGAMAVTRVRERAYDVVLTDVRMAEVDGIEALRRIKSYNPYLPVLIMTAYSSVDVAVQALKAGALDYLHKPLDFNELRTGLERALEQGGAQRVVGAGGAADPVSEMIGDSPPMRELTAMIRAVAPSEASVLILGESGTGKELVAKALHEGSPRKARPMVTVNCAALAENLLESELFGHEKGAYTGAQRQRDGRFVQADGGTLFLDEIGEMAPGLQAKLLRALQQGEVQRLGSDRSIRVDVRVLAATNRDLEAEVRDGGFREDLYYRLNVIALRVPALRERPEDIPLLARHFLHRFAERNRKSYRGFSPRVMDLMLHYDWPGNVRELENVVERAVILSPGEFVTENDLPATLRGSAKSDTGPSGGQSLEDAEREAIARTLEQVGNNKSEAARVLGVTRVTLRSKMKKFGLDS; from the coding sequence ATGAAGGCGCGAATTCTGGTGGTTGATGATGACCGGGCCCACATGACCATGCTCGTGGCCATGCTCGGCAGCTGGGGATACGAGGTCGATACGGCGGATGACGGGGCCATGGCCGTGACCAGGGTGCGCGAGCGCGCCTACGACGTGGTCCTGACCGACGTGCGCATGGCCGAGGTGGACGGGATCGAGGCCTTGCGCCGGATAAAGAGCTACAACCCCTATCTGCCCGTGCTGATCATGACCGCCTATTCTTCCGTGGACGTCGCGGTCCAGGCCCTGAAAGCCGGAGCTCTGGACTATCTGCACAAGCCTCTTGATTTTAACGAGCTGCGCACCGGCCTTGAACGGGCGTTGGAGCAGGGCGGGGCTCAGCGCGTGGTGGGGGCCGGCGGCGCGGCGGACCCGGTTTCGGAGATGATCGGCGACTCGCCCCCCATGCGCGAGCTTACGGCCATGATCCGGGCCGTGGCCCCATCCGAAGCATCCGTGCTGATCCTGGGCGAATCCGGCACGGGCAAGGAGCTGGTGGCCAAGGCGCTGCACGAGGGGAGTCCGCGCAAGGCCAGACCGATGGTCACGGTCAACTGCGCGGCCCTGGCGGAAAATCTGCTCGAAAGCGAGCTCTTCGGGCATGAAAAGGGGGCGTACACCGGGGCGCAGCGTCAGCGGGACGGACGGTTCGTGCAGGCCGACGGCGGCACCCTCTTTCTGGACGAGATCGGAGAGATGGCTCCCGGGTTGCAGGCCAAACTCCTGCGCGCCTTGCAGCAGGGGGAGGTGCAGCGCCTGGGCAGCGATAGATCCATCCGCGTGGACGTGCGGGTTCTCGCCGCGACCAACCGCGACCTTGAGGCGGAAGTCCGGGACGGCGGCTTTCGAGAGGATTTGTATTACCGCCTGAACGTCATCGCCCTGCGTGTTCCCGCGCTCAGGGAGAGGCCCGAGGACATTCCCCTGTTGGCCCGGCATTTCCTGCACCGCTTCGCTGAACGCAACCGCAAGAGCTATCGCGGTTTTTCACCCCGAGTCATGGACCTGATGCTTCATTACGACTGGCCCGGCAACGTGCGTGAGCTGGAGAATGTGGTGGAGCGCGCGGTCATCCTTTCGCCGGGCGAATTCGTCACGGAGAATGACCTGCCCGCGACTCTGCGCGGGTCCGCGAAGTCGGACACGGGTCCGTCCGGCGGGCAATCATTGGAGGATGCGGAGCGCGAGGCCATCGCACGCACCCTGGAGCAGGTGGGCAACAACAAGAGCGAGGCCGCGCGCGTGCTGGGGGTGACCAGGGTCACCCTGCGCAGCAAGATGAAGAAGTTCGGGCTCGATTCGTGA
- the zraS gene encoding two-component system sensor histidine kinase ZraS — MTNQAPLSTSIFWRRRGLVLFVPAVLAAAILIWLAVEGRAREQRTIARILTTQGETLIRSVEAARRMGMRGQEGRQFRLRFLMDEMIRQGDLRFLGLIDAAGRFEALSEAEPGSGVTAEALSALPASTEPAWAIIQPGDDPLFVVYRYSRPPRRAMHGGMMHEAFPNSVDEHTLIVVGLDASLYLRAVRKDVLTLAMAGGLGLALAFAGAVTLFWRRKVAGLEREVARQERLAALGTLAAGVAHEIRNPLSSIKGFATYFGAKFEAGTQDRELAEVMIGEVDRLNRVVTELLELTHPAQPRLAPTDVSDLVRHALKLVEGDCQGKGIAVQTRIAELEKQSLDPDRMLQVLLNLFLNAIQAMPQGGVLTVSAQRVKDRLELRVSDTGHGIPAQDLDRIFDPYFTTKNQGTGLGLATVRTMVEAHGGQVRIASEPGQGTQVTLDLPVKGENR, encoded by the coding sequence ATGACCAATCAGGCACCTCTTTCGACATCCATTTTCTGGCGGCGGCGCGGTCTGGTCCTCTTTGTGCCGGCGGTGCTGGCGGCCGCGATCCTGATCTGGCTCGCCGTGGAGGGACGCGCGCGGGAGCAGCGCACCATCGCCCGCATCCTGACCACCCAGGGGGAGACCTTGATCCGGTCCGTGGAGGCCGCCCGGCGCATGGGCATGCGCGGGCAGGAGGGGAGGCAGTTCCGCCTGCGTTTCCTCATGGACGAGATGATCCGGCAGGGGGACCTGCGCTTTTTGGGGCTGATCGACGCGGCAGGGCGCTTCGAGGCCCTGAGCGAGGCCGAGCCCGGCAGCGGCGTCACGGCGGAGGCGTTATCCGCCCTGCCCGCATCCACGGAGCCCGCGTGGGCCATCATCCAGCCCGGCGATGATCCGCTCTTCGTGGTCTATCGCTATTCCCGTCCGCCCCGGCGCGCCATGCATGGCGGCATGATGCACGAAGCCTTCCCGAATTCTGTCGATGAGCACACGCTCATCGTAGTGGGCCTTGACGCCTCGCTCTATCTGCGCGCCGTTCGCAAGGATGTCCTGACCCTGGCCATGGCCGGTGGCCTTGGCCTGGCCCTGGCCTTTGCTGGAGCGGTCACGCTTTTCTGGCGACGCAAGGTGGCTGGGCTTGAAAGAGAGGTGGCCCGGCAGGAACGCCTGGCCGCGCTTGGCACCCTTGCCGCCGGAGTGGCCCACGAGATCCGCAATCCCTTGAGCTCCATCAAGGGCTTTGCCACCTATTTCGGTGCCAAGTTCGAAGCCGGGACCCAGGATCGGGAACTGGCCGAGGTCATGATCGGCGAGGTCGACCGCCTGAACCGTGTCGTGACCGAGCTGCTTGAGCTGACCCACCCTGCGCAGCCGCGCCTTGCGCCCACCGATGTGTCCGACCTTGTCCGGCATGCCCTGAAGCTCGTGGAAGGTGATTGCCAGGGCAAGGGCATCGCCGTGCAAACCCGGATCGCGGAACTTGAGAAACAGTCTCTCGACCCGGACCGCATGCTGCAAGTCCTGCTGAATCTGTTCCTGAACGCCATCCAGGCCATGCCGCAAGGAGGCGTCCTGACCGTTTCCGCGCAGCGCGTGAAGGACCGGCTTGAATTGCGGGTGAGCGACACCGGCCACGGAATCCCGGCGCAGGATCTGGACAGGATATTCGACCCGTATTTCACCACCAAGAATCAAGGGACCGGCCTTGGGCTGGCCACGGTCAGAACCATGGTGGAGGCCCACGGCGGACAGGTGCGGATTGCGTCCGAGCCGGGGCAGGGCACGCAAGTGACCCTTGATCTGCCTGTAAAGGGAGAAAATCGATGA
- a CDS encoding nucleotide pyrophosphohydrolase, with the protein MSLNELQEDVDAWVKTIGVRYFSELTNLGILMEEVGEVARIMTRRYGDQSFKDNEKTDLGDELADVLFVLTCIANQTGVDLTDAMRRNLEKKTLRDKNRHKNNPKLHSE; encoded by the coding sequence ATGAGCCTTAACGAACTGCAGGAAGATGTCGATGCCTGGGTAAAGACAATCGGGGTTCGCTATTTTTCCGAGCTGACCAATCTTGGCATTCTCATGGAAGAGGTCGGCGAGGTGGCCCGCATCATGACCCGCCGTTACGGAGACCAGAGCTTCAAGGACAACGAGAAAACCGATTTGGGCGACGAGCTGGCCGATGTCCTTTTTGTGCTGACCTGCATCGCCAACCAGACCGGGGTCGATCTGACGGACGCCATGCGCCGCAACCTCGAAAAGAAAACCCTGCGCGACAAAAATCGCCACAAAAACAATCCAAAACTGCATTCGGAGTGA